In Cycloclasticus sp., a single genomic region encodes these proteins:
- a CDS encoding aromatic ring-hydroxylating dioxygenase subunit alpha: MGNVDVMAIPPLGSHELGTDAIPSDHYSSQAFFEQEKEQIFKKTWLMAGRESDVAEHGDFFTFFIDALETSIIITRDKHGQVNAFYNACTHRGAHVLNEPCGKAKFMTCGFHGWVFDSEGKLADVPGEELFSDLDKSKLGLKKVSVDVWGGFVFINLDLEPSVSLRKYLEPLNDSFDKYLGNKDWTWSYGWRAKFNANWKLLVDAQIEGYHVDQTHRNTIAGAIPGTHAPSDVYPDSIGIPGRVCAYRPEQMAGIQTDVALLAAKHGATSLYTKSENEFTANDGEGVLNEDHPLWIFDAYLLFPNVVLFIQKGQILVQRTLPIAPGECFWEVDFFHTGEVEDFGQQFNSEQGRIQIRDVLTEDLYTAEGIQMNFNAGVIKEVYINKQENVIRAYYHRLMSAMKGTGELK, encoded by the coding sequence ATGGGAAATGTAGATGTTATGGCAATACCGCCACTTGGCTCGCATGAACTTGGAACGGATGCTATTCCGTCTGATCATTATTCATCGCAAGCCTTTTTTGAGCAGGAAAAAGAGCAGATATTCAAGAAAACATGGTTAATGGCGGGCAGGGAAAGCGACGTTGCCGAGCATGGTGATTTTTTTACTTTTTTTATTGATGCCTTAGAAACATCAATCATTATTACTAGAGATAAGCATGGGCAGGTAAACGCTTTTTACAATGCGTGTACCCACCGTGGTGCACATGTTTTGAACGAGCCTTGTGGCAAAGCAAAATTCATGACCTGTGGTTTTCATGGTTGGGTATTTGATTCAGAAGGAAAATTAGCAGATGTGCCGGGCGAAGAACTTTTTAGCGATCTTGATAAAAGCAAATTAGGCCTTAAGAAAGTGTCTGTCGATGTGTGGGGCGGATTTGTGTTTATTAACTTAGACCTAGAGCCCAGCGTTTCATTGAGAAAGTACCTAGAACCGCTTAATGATTCATTTGACAAGTATCTAGGCAATAAAGATTGGACTTGGAGTTATGGTTGGCGAGCTAAATTTAATGCCAACTGGAAATTATTAGTTGATGCGCAAATTGAAGGCTACCACGTTGACCAAACACACCGAAACACAATCGCCGGTGCAATTCCTGGGACGCACGCACCTTCTGATGTTTACCCCGATAGTATCGGCATTCCTGGAAGAGTTTGTGCATATCGCCCAGAACAGATGGCTGGAATACAAACTGATGTGGCGCTACTAGCAGCTAAACACGGGGCGACATCCTTATACACAAAATCAGAAAATGAGTTTACTGCAAATGATGGTGAGGGTGTTTTAAATGAAGACCACCCATTATGGATTTTTGATGCTTACTTATTATTCCCCAACGTTGTGTTATTTATCCAGAAAGGACAAATTTTAGTTCAAAGAACACTCCCAATTGCTCCAGGAGAATGTTTTTGGGAGGTTGATTTCTTTCACACGGGGGAAGTGGAGGACTTTGGGCAACAGTTTAACTCTGAACAAGGCCGAATCCAGATTCGAGATGTGCTAACTGAAGATTTATACACCGCGGAAGGAATTCAAATGAATTTTAATGCAGGTGTTATTAAAGAGGTTTATATCAATAAGCAGGAAAACGTTATACGTGCTTATTATCATCGCCTAATGAGCGCAATGAAAGGAACGGGAGAGTTGAAATGA
- a CDS encoding isoprenylcysteine carboxylmethyltransferase family protein, which yields MAALMWLLASKLGTPAVEVPYKSIVCGVFVALGLLVDFAALWLFMQAKTTVNPIKPNNASSLVTSGIYQYTRNPMYVGNLIFLIAWLVWLGSPYGFICLVIYVAYMNQFQIKPEERALTTLFENEYSLFCSQVRRWI from the coding sequence ATGGCCGCTCTTATGTGGCTGTTGGCTAGCAAACTTGGGACGCCAGCTGTTGAGGTGCCCTATAAGTCAATTGTTTGCGGTGTGTTTGTAGCACTGGGTTTATTGGTGGACTTCGCTGCGCTGTGGTTGTTTATGCAAGCAAAAACGACGGTTAACCCGATCAAGCCAAATAATGCATCAAGCCTGGTAACAAGTGGAATTTACCAATACACAAGAAATCCAATGTATGTTGGAAACTTAATTTTTTTGATAGCGTGGCTGGTTTGGCTTGGTTCGCCGTATGGTTTTATTTGCTTAGTAATATATGTAGCTTATATGAACCAGTTCCAAATTAAGCCAGAAGAGAGAGCCTTAACAACACTGTTTGAGAATGAATACAGCCTTTTTTGTTCGCAAGTAAGGCGATGGATTTAA
- a CDS encoding OB-fold domain-containing protein, which produces MEYPKEGVIWPTIIDVAKPFYDGMEQHKVLIQQCQACQTFLPPAQVVCDECGSNKLEWLASKGRGVIYSYVVFHRSFHPYFNDKIPYTVALIELEEGPRVMGHIEVKENQEYKVGSAVVASFKTIDKKNELLFFKLKDGEE; this is translated from the coding sequence ATGGAATATCCAAAAGAAGGTGTGATTTGGCCAACCATTATTGATGTTGCAAAGCCATTCTATGATGGGATGGAACAACACAAGGTGTTGATTCAACAGTGTCAGGCTTGCCAGACTTTTCTCCCGCCAGCGCAGGTTGTGTGCGACGAGTGTGGGTCTAATAAACTTGAATGGCTGGCATCGAAAGGCAGGGGTGTGATTTATAGCTATGTTGTTTTTCATCGTAGTTTTCACCCTTATTTCAATGACAAAATCCCCTACACGGTTGCTTTAATTGAATTGGAAGAAGGGCCCCGGGTTATGGGACATATAGAAGTAAAAGAGAACCAAGAATACAAGGTCGGTTCAGCAGTCGTAGCAAGCTTTAAAACAATAGATAAAAAAAATGAGCTGCTATTTTTTAAATTAAAAGACGGGGAAGAGTAA
- a CDS encoding Rieske 2Fe-2S domain-containing protein, with product MTTEIDYNHLIQSDKVHGSLYTSDEIYADELEKIFHKSWVYVGHESEIKERGDYLVREIGRSSVIMVRDKDGSIKVHANRCMHRGNMLCNEAEGNKRNFTCPYHGWVFGLDGTLMDVAYPGGFEKPLAELGLQTLVSDSYRGFVFASFVQPELSFDDYLGNAKSLIDRSCEMSPTGKIDLRGGWVRQHFDANWKMLPENDTDGYHVNYVHQSFVMAIDSQYGEFVGAEDSIQGVIKDWGNGHTEIDFSAGYAKTLDWLGSTPEKVKSYVDSMREAYGQEKADKILYAGPPHACIFPNLFLGEMNIVIFQPTGTNSAVQWSTPMFLDGAPELDFKLLRQSEGALGPAAFLLADDASIAERAQIALLSGDPWCDLSRGLNRETSDKDGVITSHMTDETSNRGFWFHYRDVMTGVK from the coding sequence ATGACAACAGAAATTGATTATAACCACCTTATTCAATCGGATAAAGTACATGGGTCTTTGTATACTTCGGATGAAATATACGCAGATGAGTTGGAAAAGATTTTTCATAAGAGCTGGGTGTATGTCGGCCATGAAAGTGAAATAAAAGAAAGGGGCGATTACTTAGTTCGAGAAATTGGCCGTTCATCCGTGATCATGGTTCGTGATAAAGATGGTTCTATAAAGGTGCATGCTAACCGCTGTATGCACCGAGGCAATATGCTGTGTAATGAAGCAGAGGGTAATAAGCGTAACTTTACTTGCCCGTATCATGGTTGGGTGTTTGGTTTAGATGGTACCTTGATGGACGTAGCTTACCCCGGTGGCTTTGAGAAGCCGTTAGCGGAGCTGGGTCTGCAAACATTGGTGAGTGATAGTTATCGTGGTTTTGTTTTTGCCTCGTTTGTCCAACCAGAACTCAGTTTTGATGATTACCTCGGTAATGCAAAATCGTTAATTGACCGTTCTTGTGAAATGTCGCCAACTGGGAAAATTGATTTGCGAGGTGGTTGGGTTCGTCAGCACTTTGACGCGAACTGGAAGATGCTGCCTGAAAATGACACTGATGGCTATCACGTTAATTATGTGCATCAATCTTTTGTTATGGCAATTGACTCTCAGTATGGAGAGTTTGTCGGTGCCGAGGATAGTATTCAGGGCGTTATAAAAGACTGGGGTAATGGGCATACTGAAATTGACTTCTCAGCGGGTTATGCGAAAACACTGGACTGGTTAGGCTCAACACCTGAGAAGGTTAAATCATACGTCGATAGTATGCGAGAGGCTTATGGGCAGGAAAAGGCGGATAAAATTTTATACGCTGGTCCACCGCACGCCTGTATTTTTCCTAATCTGTTTTTGGGTGAGATGAATATTGTTATTTTTCAACCAACAGGCACGAATTCAGCGGTTCAGTGGAGTACGCCAATGTTTCTTGATGGCGCTCCAGAATTAGACTTTAAATTACTGAGACAAAGTGAGGGTGCCTTAGGTCCAGCAGCTTTCTTGCTAGCGGATGATGCAAGCATTGCAGAAAGAGCGCAAATAGCGTTGTTGTCGGGTGATCCTTGGTGCGATTTAAGCCGAGGCTTAAATCGCGAAACGAGTGATAAAGATGGTGTCATCACGTCTCATATGACAGATGAAACATCTAATCGAGGGTTTTGGTTTCACTACCGTGACGTAATGACAGGAGTGAAGTAA
- a CDS encoding glutathione S-transferase family protein codes for MIKLYHIQAEGDPFGGSRNGCKAVIALEEMGVEYEINALDRMADCRPADAPYRQINPNGVTPTIDDNGFVLWESGAILQYLAEANPATGLLPTDPKERAKVQQWVAWEGASFAPALLNFFFAMTAPEPDEATVASTKEAFLGTLNILNKQLAGQDYIAGDYSIADIANGGITSLSFLLGLDLMPYPNILSWLARLREKPSWQAAAAVMSDMDAGKEQIG; via the coding sequence ATGATTAAGCTTTATCACATACAAGCAGAAGGCGATCCATTTGGTGGTTCTCGTAATGGCTGTAAAGCCGTCATTGCGCTAGAAGAAATGGGGGTTGAGTACGAAATCAACGCGCTAGACCGGATGGCTGACTGCCGACCTGCCGATGCGCCTTACCGACAAATAAACCCGAATGGTGTGACGCCAACAATAGATGACAATGGCTTTGTTCTTTGGGAATCCGGGGCTATTCTTCAATACCTTGCGGAGGCAAACCCTGCAACGGGTTTATTACCAACAGACCCAAAAGAACGGGCAAAAGTGCAGCAATGGGTGGCGTGGGAAGGAGCAAGTTTTGCACCGGCGCTATTAAATTTCTTTTTTGCGATGACAGCGCCTGAGCCTGATGAGGCAACGGTCGCCAGCACCAAAGAGGCTTTTTTAGGCACGTTAAATATTCTTAATAAGCAATTAGCGGGGCAAGATTATATTGCGGGTGATTATTCCATTGCAGATATCGCGAATGGCGGGATTACTTCACTGTCATTTCTTCTTGGTCTGGACCTAATGCCCTACCCCAATATTTTAAGTTGGTTAGCTCGTTTGCGCGAAAAACCATCATGGCAAGCGGCAGCAGCAGTCATGTCAGATATGGATGCAGGCAAAGAGCAAATAGGTTAA
- a CDS encoding Rieske 2Fe-2S domain-containing protein, whose amino-acid sequence MSKFDYNELIDNETMLQSRSIFWDPDIYQDELKQIFNRCWLFLGHDSQIPEAGDFLRTYMGEDDVIVVRGEDNEVRAFLNACSHRGNKVCQAEWGKTKAFTCSYHGWAFDNMGELAAVPLEEEVYDNFDRSKLGLVPVARVQNYKGMIFGTFAEEGPDLVEYLGDMTYYLDVILDASPEGMELIGTPFRVEIPGNWKLPVENAIGDGYHVAWAHAGAMRVVGTIGQGRAETVLGIGKDNTGYDDSGQMHVAIPPHTVLSTLDGQSGYALYDNPEPCIEHLEKFRPSAIERLGEVRGKQLLGSEMHMGVFPNLQIIQGLNLLRVIHPKGPGSFEVATYSMADKNTPAHVKEIIVKHVGQTFGSAGILEGDDGDFTEAITHSPNGYATRQMKGWLGMAAGRTMDWEGPGDASPGIVNELCQREFYAQWQRTMLAETTSEILPEKIEQKEAANG is encoded by the coding sequence ATGAGTAAGTTTGATTACAATGAATTGATAGATAACGAAACAATGCTTCAATCACGAAGCATCTTTTGGGATCCTGATATTTATCAAGATGAGTTAAAACAGATATTTAATCGTTGCTGGCTTTTTTTAGGGCACGATAGCCAAATACCCGAAGCGGGTGATTTTTTGCGTACCTATATGGGCGAGGATGACGTTATTGTTGTTCGTGGCGAAGACAATGAAGTAAGAGCCTTTCTTAACGCATGCAGTCACCGTGGTAATAAAGTTTGCCAAGCCGAATGGGGTAAAACTAAAGCCTTCACCTGTTCATACCATGGTTGGGCATTTGACAATATGGGTGAGTTAGCGGCTGTTCCGCTCGAAGAAGAAGTATATGACAACTTTGACCGCAGCAAATTGGGCTTAGTGCCGGTTGCTCGTGTGCAGAATTACAAGGGCATGATCTTTGGCACCTTTGCAGAAGAAGGCCCCGACCTTGTCGAATATTTGGGCGATATGACCTATTACCTAGATGTGATACTTGATGCTTCTCCCGAGGGGATGGAGCTTATTGGCACGCCCTTCCGCGTAGAAATTCCAGGCAACTGGAAACTACCGGTTGAAAATGCAATTGGTGATGGCTATCACGTCGCTTGGGCACATGCCGGTGCCATGCGCGTAGTGGGTACGATCGGTCAAGGTCGTGCAGAAACAGTGCTCGGCATTGGTAAAGACAACACCGGTTATGACGACTCAGGGCAAATGCACGTTGCAATACCACCGCATACCGTTTTATCAACGCTCGATGGGCAATCGGGTTATGCCTTGTACGATAACCCTGAGCCCTGCATTGAGCACCTTGAAAAATTTAGACCCAGCGCTATTGAGCGTTTAGGCGAAGTTCGCGGTAAGCAACTATTGGGCTCAGAAATGCATATGGGTGTTTTCCCTAACCTACAAATTATTCAAGGGTTAAATCTACTTCGCGTTATTCACCCCAAGGGCCCGGGCTCTTTTGAAGTGGCGACCTACTCTATGGCAGATAAGAACACCCCTGCCCACGTAAAAGAAATTATTGTTAAACACGTGGGTCAAACGTTTGGTTCAGCAGGGATTTTAGAAGGCGATGATGGCGACTTTACTGAAGCGATTACGCATTCACCAAACGGTTATGCAACTCGTCAAATGAAAGGCTGGCTTGGGATGGCGGCAGGTCGAACAATGGATTGGGAAGGCCCGGGTGATGCTTCTCCGGGTATTGTTAATGAGCTTTGCCAGCGTGAATTTTATGCGCAGTGGCAACGAACCATGTTGGCTGAGACCACAAGCGAAATTTTACCTGAGAAGATTGAACAGAAGGAGGCGGCTAATGGCTAA
- a CDS encoding aromatic-ring-hydroxylating dioxygenase subunit beta has product MGNVSLSSCKDGEKTMGSVSHDIALELEAFIVREARLADESQYQEWEDLWADDAVYWVPLKEGDDPAKKVSHLYDNRTRIATRIRQLKTGYRYSQLPVSGLRRVISNYEYSEEADGRYKVEANFYLPEFSAQATNTFRIWSGRLVYILSRRDDAFQMHMKKIILVNGLQPIPTLSFLI; this is encoded by the coding sequence ATGGGAAACGTATCACTATCGTCTTGTAAGGACGGGGAGAAAACAATGGGAAGCGTATCACATGATATTGCGTTAGAGCTTGAAGCATTTATAGTTCGCGAGGCTAGGTTAGCGGATGAGTCTCAATACCAAGAGTGGGAAGACCTTTGGGCTGATGATGCAGTGTATTGGGTGCCGCTTAAAGAAGGTGACGATCCAGCTAAAAAAGTATCTCATTTGTACGATAACCGTACTCGGATTGCTACACGAATTCGCCAACTCAAAACAGGCTATCGGTATAGTCAATTGCCTGTATCGGGTTTACGCCGAGTCATTTCTAATTATGAGTATTCAGAAGAAGCGGATGGGCGATATAAAGTTGAAGCTAACTTTTATTTACCGGAGTTTTCTGCTCAAGCAACCAATACATTTAGAATTTGGTCAGGTCGCTTAGTTTATATTTTAAGCCGACGAGATGACGCTTTCCAAATGCACATGAAGAAAATCATTCTTGTGAATGGATTGCAGCCAATCCCAACCTTGTCGTTTCTAATTTAG
- a CDS encoding NAD(P)H-dependent oxidoreductase: MSRLLYIQASPRSDRSNSTDIANTYIDVFKAASTDNTVTTLNVWDMNLPEFDGDHLNAKYNFLHGQNPSDAEAAAWQEIVSIADQFKAADRYLFSVPMWNFSIPYKLKHFIDVITQPGLTFSFSPETGFQGLLTGKPVTAIYSRGVEYDNDEARSMDFQKPYLETALRFIGFSDINSIIVEPTLADPDSLTNTIKTAKVAAAAFANK; the protein is encoded by the coding sequence ATGAGTAGACTACTTTATATCCAAGCTTCTCCACGTAGCGACCGCTCAAACTCTACCGATATAGCAAATACCTATATCGATGTATTTAAAGCCGCTTCCACAGACAATACCGTCACCACGCTGAATGTTTGGGATATGAACTTGCCCGAATTCGATGGTGACCACCTGAATGCCAAGTACAATTTTTTACACGGCCAAAATCCTAGTGACGCTGAAGCTGCTGCTTGGCAAGAAATTGTTTCTATTGCCGACCAGTTTAAAGCCGCTGACCGCTATTTATTTAGCGTGCCCATGTGGAATTTTTCAATTCCATACAAACTAAAGCATTTTATTGATGTTATTACACAACCAGGGCTTACGTTTAGTTTCTCACCGGAAACTGGCTTTCAAGGTTTGCTCACTGGCAAACCCGTTACTGCCATTTATTCACGTGGTGTCGAGTACGATAACGACGAGGCAAGGAGCATGGACTTCCAAAAACCTTATCTCGAGACGGCACTTAGGTTTATTGGCTTTAGCGACATAAATAGCATAATAGTTGAACCAACCTTAGCTGACCCAGATAGCCTGACCAACACCATAAAAACCGCAAAGGTGGCGGCGGCAGCTTTTGCAAACAAATAA
- a CDS encoding AMP-binding protein, translating to MTALVRDFLLRAAKAMPKKIAFYEGDRSIDWATLNQRANLFAKALQKEGIGKGDVVGILSHEHIEIYEAFHGCLKLGAPRVGINWRFSPKEMLYVIKDSNAKVVLVQANCVELMGDLPEKLASEGIILIGYGGEHELPYDYEKLLSSSDIDVTLPEIHNDDLAAISYTSGTTGSPKGVLLSQVALREAMMNTVLNLGLAPNDVWYAPTSSAWITFVLITMNTVNGMTSVLPEGDFDPDEYFAHINKHKVTVTIMVPIMMRRLIQLKEEKGIELPSLRLITYGSSPSTPELIRRATEAFGCDMSQLYGVTEATGGWICVMSPEDTRRGLAGEEHLLRSCGRPTLHFDVEIRDDKDVVCPPDTIGEIWLRSDSVMTGYLGLEEQTNAALQGGWLCTNDLGYIDEEGFLYLTDRKNNLIITGSANVFPSMVENVLDEHENITEVAVVGVPHPEWDEAVVAVIIAKNADAFDSDEVIAFSKTRMAKFEVPKALVLVDDLPKGLTGKVLKKDIQAMFKDGRLSVPWDFPSQ from the coding sequence ATGACAGCATTGGTTAGGGATTTTTTGCTGCGTGCAGCAAAAGCGATGCCCAAAAAGATTGCGTTTTATGAAGGAGACCGTTCAATAGATTGGGCTACGCTAAATCAAAGGGCTAATCTCTTTGCAAAAGCATTACAAAAAGAAGGTATTGGTAAAGGTGATGTCGTTGGCATACTTTCACATGAGCATATAGAAATATATGAAGCTTTCCATGGGTGCCTTAAATTAGGCGCGCCTCGTGTCGGTATCAACTGGCGTTTCTCTCCTAAAGAAATGCTGTATGTGATCAAAGACTCAAATGCAAAAGTTGTGCTAGTGCAAGCAAATTGTGTTGAGTTAATGGGTGATCTGCCCGAAAAATTAGCATCCGAAGGCATCATTCTGATCGGCTATGGTGGCGAGCACGAGCTGCCCTATGATTATGAAAAGCTGCTAAGTAGTAGCGATATAGATGTGACCTTACCAGAAATACATAATGATGATTTAGCGGCGATTAGCTATACATCAGGGACTACGGGTTCGCCTAAAGGCGTTTTATTATCCCAGGTCGCATTACGCGAAGCGATGATGAATACAGTGTTGAACTTAGGTTTGGCACCTAATGATGTTTGGTATGCGCCAACGTCTTCTGCGTGGATAACATTCGTGTTAATTACGATGAATACGGTTAATGGAATGACCTCAGTGTTACCCGAAGGTGACTTCGACCCTGATGAATACTTTGCACATATTAACAAGCATAAAGTAACGGTTACTATTATGGTGCCGATAATGATGCGCCGCCTTATTCAATTAAAAGAAGAAAAAGGGATTGAACTACCCTCGTTGCGTTTGATTACCTATGGGTCTTCTCCTAGCACCCCTGAGCTTATTCGTAGAGCAACCGAGGCGTTTGGCTGTGATATGTCACAGTTATATGGCGTGACCGAAGCAACAGGCGGTTGGATATGTGTGATGTCACCGGAAGATACTAGAAGGGGGTTGGCTGGTGAAGAACACTTGCTGCGTTCTTGTGGCAGACCAACGCTACACTTTGATGTTGAGATACGTGATGATAAGGATGTTGTTTGTCCACCAGACACCATAGGTGAAATCTGGCTAAGGTCAGACTCTGTGATGACGGGTTACTTAGGGCTGGAAGAGCAAACTAATGCAGCACTACAAGGTGGTTGGTTATGTACCAATGACCTCGGCTATATTGATGAGGAAGGCTTCCTCTATTTAACGGATAGAAAAAATAATCTTATTATCACCGGCTCTGCTAACGTTTTCCCTAGTATGGTTGAAAATGTATTGGATGAGCATGAAAATATTACGGAGGTAGCAGTCGTTGGCGTGCCGCACCCAGAGTGGGATGAAGCGGTTGTAGCGGTTATTATTGCAAAGAATGCGGATGCATTTGACTCCGATGAGGTTATCGCTTTTAGCAAAACACGCATGGCTAAATTTGAAGTGCCAAAGGCACTAGTACTCGTAGATGATTTGCCAAAAGGTTTAACGGGTAAAGTGCTCAAAAAAGATATTCAAGCAATGTTTAAGGACGGTCGCTTGTCAGTGCCTTGGGATTTCCCAAGCCAATAA
- a CDS encoding SDR family NAD(P)-dependent oxidoreductase, translating into MTGRLAGKVALITGTAGGQGRAAAEMFAAQGAKIVGCDVKQAESEETVQRVIDAGGEMVSRIVDLGDEDEVKSWVDFAVETYGDFDILYNNASAVRYGKIDEFSTEDWHWLVRNELDLVYYAIKHAFPIMKRRGGGSIINTASAAGVIGSTFAGHIHQFAHSMTKGGVIAMTRTLAAEFADAKIRVNSISPGLIETPAFAVFPDKEVLKQMIEDIMKLQLMDVLGQPEDIAYCALYLASEESRFATGQNFCIDGGLTAI; encoded by the coding sequence ATGACTGGGCGTTTAGCGGGGAAGGTCGCTCTCATCACAGGAACGGCTGGTGGCCAAGGTCGGGCGGCAGCAGAAATGTTTGCCGCACAAGGCGCCAAAATTGTTGGTTGCGACGTGAAACAAGCCGAGAGTGAAGAAACAGTTCAGCGAGTTATTGATGCGGGCGGTGAAATGGTCAGCCGTATCGTTGATCTTGGCGATGAAGATGAAGTCAAAAGCTGGGTTGATTTTGCAGTAGAAACCTACGGTGACTTCGATATTTTATACAACAACGCCTCAGCGGTGCGCTACGGCAAGATTGATGAGTTCTCAACCGAAGATTGGCATTGGCTAGTACGCAATGAACTAGATTTGGTGTATTACGCCATCAAGCACGCCTTCCCCATTATGAAACGGCGTGGTGGAGGCTCAATTATTAATACGGCGTCTGCTGCGGGTGTTATCGGTTCGACCTTTGCGGGGCATATTCATCAATTTGCACACTCAATGACCAAAGGTGGCGTGATTGCGATGACAAGAACGCTGGCGGCTGAATTCGCTGATGCCAAAATTCGCGTCAACAGTATTTCCCCTGGCTTGATTGAAACACCGGCGTTTGCTGTCTTCCCAGATAAAGAGGTCTTAAAACAAATGATTGAGGACATCATGAAATTGCAGTTGATGGATGTTTTAGGTCAGCCAGAAGATATTGCCTACTGCGCACTGTATCTCGCGTCGGAAGAGTCTCGCTTCGCAACAGGGCAAAACTTTTGTATCGATGGCGGCCTAACAGCCATCTAA
- a CDS encoding thiolase family protein, translating to MKRTPLSAVTGLGMTELSREYSATSWQLAVEAIGLAIDDAGLKHSDIDGLLINKSPIEDLSAMPMDLQDYAGLKNLGLLNVVEAEGSSMIQTLQQATMAIQSGLATKVVCVFADTPIQPDSSAAESFAIAMPMMGKLGIEIANGFYSAIAAYAMAAQRYLAVYGRTTDDLALVAMANREWAKLNPLAKIKKPMTMEDHHASPWLVEPLRMLDCAYPVNGSIAVVVSDAASAADQPEPAAFIYGMGQGHKGNTNRRGFQPEIETGAKKAAETAYKMAGVSANDIDACEFYDAFSISTLINLEMCGFCEPGTAAEFIVEKGIGPGGQLPVNTGGGHLSGYYMQGATAVSEAIMQLRNKAGERQLSKLDNVLVTGYGGRMQYHAALIMGQ from the coding sequence ATGAAAAGGACACCTTTATCAGCTGTTACAGGCTTGGGTATGACCGAGTTAAGCCGTGAATACTCGGCGACATCTTGGCAATTAGCGGTAGAAGCTATTGGCTTGGCAATTGATGATGCAGGTTTAAAGCATTCAGATATCGATGGTTTGCTTATCAATAAAAGCCCTATTGAAGATTTATCGGCAATGCCGATGGATCTTCAAGATTATGCCGGATTAAAAAACTTGGGCTTGTTGAATGTGGTCGAGGCAGAAGGCAGTTCGATGATTCAAACGCTGCAGCAAGCAACCATGGCTATTCAGTCAGGCTTGGCCACGAAAGTAGTTTGTGTTTTTGCAGATACACCTATACAGCCGGATAGCTCAGCAGCGGAATCGTTTGCTATTGCCATGCCGATGATGGGTAAGTTAGGCATCGAAATAGCGAATGGCTTTTACAGTGCAATAGCCGCCTATGCGATGGCGGCTCAGCGATACTTAGCGGTGTATGGCCGAACAACAGACGACTTAGCGTTAGTAGCAATGGCAAATCGTGAGTGGGCAAAATTGAATCCTCTTGCGAAAATCAAAAAACCAATGACGATGGAAGACCATCATGCATCACCTTGGTTAGTAGAGCCGTTGCGAATGTTGGATTGTGCATACCCTGTTAATGGTTCAATTGCTGTGGTGGTGAGTGATGCTGCATCAGCGGCCGATCAACCGGAGCCAGCGGCGTTTATTTATGGTATGGGGCAAGGTCACAAGGGAAATACCAACCGCAGAGGCTTTCAACCAGAGATAGAAACAGGGGCTAAAAAAGCCGCAGAAACAGCCTATAAAATGGCAGGTGTTTCAGCCAATGATATTGATGCCTGTGAATTTTATGATGCGTTTAGTATTTCAACGCTGATAAACCTCGAGATGTGTGGTTTTTGTGAGCCAGGCACAGCAGCTGAGTTCATTGTCGAAAAAGGCATAGGCCCAGGTGGTCAATTACCTGTGAATACAGGTGGCGGGCATTTATCTGGCTATTATATGCAGGGTGCTACAGCTGTATCAGAAGCTATTATGCAATTGCGAAATAAGGCGGGCGAACGGCAATTAAGTAAACTAGATAATGTACTAGTTACCGGATACGGTGGACGAATGCAGTATCACGCAGCATTAATAATGGGGCAATAG